TCGGTAGCCTGCAGGGTCCAGGACAGAATCGGCGCCGTCAAAGCGGGCGCCAGCGATATCCAGACCGGCCCGCTCCAGGGCCTCCGCTCCGGCGGCGGCCGCCAGGTCGCTGGTGTTCTCGTCCGGTGCGGCGATACGCCGCTCAATGATGCCAGTGCGTTCCCGGATCCACTTGTCGTTGGTGTCCACCAGGGTTTCCAGTTCGTGGTTGTCCATCACCCGTTCGGGCACCGCCATCCCGGTGGACCAGAGACTAACGGTTCTTCCGGTAAAGATCGTCATTATATGTTGCCCCCTCGTTCCAGTTCTTCGCGGACCCGTTCCACAGCCTTCCTGGCCACCACATCCCGGCCGACACCGAGGGCGCTGGAGATGGCGGTCGCCTTCGAACGGCCGTGGGCCTTGATCACCGGTCCGTTCACCCCCAGCAGGAGGGTTCCTCCGTAGCGTTCGTAGTTGAACCGGTGCCAGAGCTCCTTCAGCATGGGAACCATAAAGACCATTCCCACCCGCGGCAGTACGCGGCGGCCCATCTCTTCCTTGAGGAGCTCGTAGACGGCGTGGCCCGCACCCTCCATGAACTTCAGAAGGATGTTGCCGGTAAACCCGTCGCAGACCACCACGTCCGCCGGCCCCATGGGAAGGTCCTTGCCTTCCACATACCCGATGAAGTTGTCGAGCTTCGCCTGGATCAGCTCCCGGGCCTCGCCGACCACCTCGTCACCCTTGAACTCCTCTTCACCGTTGGAGAGCAGGGCGATCTCGGGCTGCTCCACCCCCATGGTGCTCCGCATGAACACCTCGCCGACCAGGGCGAAATGGTAGAGGTTCACCGGCTTGCAGCGCACGGTGGCGCCCACATCCAGAAGCAGCGTGACCTTGCTCAGGAAAGGGACCGGGACACCCAGCGCCGGCCGCTCGATGCCGGGGATCCGTCCCACCAGCAGCACCCCGCCGGCTACAATCGCACCGGTGTTGCCGGCGGAGATGCACCCCGTGGCTTCGCCGGCGCGGACCATCTCCATGGCGACCCGCAGGCTTGATTTCCGCTTCTTGCGTATCGCCACCGCCGGGGTCTCGTCCATCCCGATGACCTCGGGGGCAT
The nucleotide sequence above comes from Synergistales bacterium. Encoded proteins:
- the plsX gene encoding phosphate acyltransferase PlsX, with the protein product MLLALDAMGGDYAPEETCKGAAEACREHSDLEVALVGRAEAIEAQLSQLEDADRGRLHIVDAPEVIGMDETPAVAIRKKRKSSLRVAMEMVRAGEATGCISAGNTGAIVAGGVLLVGRIPGIERPALGVPVPFLSKVTLLLDVGATVRCKPVNLYHFALVGEVFMRSTMGVEQPEIALLSNGEEEFKGDEVVGEARELIQAKLDNFIGYVEGKDLPMGPADVVVCDGFTGNILLKFMEGAGHAVYELLKEEMGRRVLPRVGMVFMVPMLKELWHRFNYERYGGTLLLGVNGPVIKAHGRSKATAISSALGVGRDVVARKAVERVREELERGGNI